The Limnothrix sp. FACHB-406 genome contains a region encoding:
- a CDS encoding serine hydrolase codes for MIFYQQDGELERLGKQLLDRLWIQYPLLARNQLALTWWVYDPPYMVNTGGALAPADFWAHPVRGFSYRGVERIYPASVVKLFYAVAVQEWLEKGMISPTEEVDRALHDAIVNSSNDATSYLVDVLSGTTSGPELPAGPFETWQQQRQIVNRYLQSFGWEEFQTINVCQKTWGDGPYGRERVFLAADYSNRNYLTTDAVARLLHAIAGGVAVSAARSQMLMNLLARSLDPATVASLDPDYNQVTGFLGEGLPPTTRLWSKAGWMSRVRWDCAYVEPVDGRPFGLVVAIDAPLGDRDRSILPQIAHGALEAVRSLGNPEPSR; via the coding sequence ATGATTTTTTACCAACAGGATGGGGAACTGGAGCGGTTGGGAAAACAACTGCTCGATCGGCTATGGATCCAATATCCGCTGTTAGCCCGCAACCAATTGGCCCTGACCTGGTGGGTTTACGATCCGCCCTACATGGTGAACACGGGTGGGGCCCTGGCTCCGGCGGATTTTTGGGCCCATCCGGTACGTGGGTTCAGCTATCGAGGTGTGGAGCGCATTTATCCGGCCAGCGTGGTCAAGCTGTTTTATGCGGTGGCCGTGCAGGAATGGTTGGAAAAGGGCATGATTTCGCCCACGGAAGAGGTCGATCGGGCCCTGCATGATGCGATCGTCAATTCCAGCAACGATGCCACGAGCTATTTGGTGGATGTGTTGTCGGGAACCACCAGCGGCCCGGAGTTGCCAGCGGGCCCCTTTGAAACCTGGCAACAGCAACGACAAATCGTGAATCGCTATTTGCAATCGTTTGGTTGGGAAGAGTTCCAAACCATTAATGTTTGCCAAAAAACTTGGGGTGATGGGCCCTATGGCCGCGAGCGAGTCTTTTTGGCGGCAGACTACAGCAATCGCAATTATTTAACGACGGATGCGGTGGCGCGGCTGCTCCACGCGATCGCGGGTGGGGTGGCGGTTTCGGCGGCGCGATCGCAAATGCTGATGAACCTCCTGGCGCGATCGCTCGATCCGGCCACCGTGGCCAGCTTGGATCCGGATTACAACCAAGTCACCGGTTTTTTGGGGGAAGGGTTGCCCCCCACCACGCGCCTGTGGTCTAAGGCGGGGTGGATGAGCCGGGTGCGGTGGGATTGTGCCTATGTGGAGCCGGTGGATGGGCGGCCCTTTGGGCTGGTGGTGGCGATCGATGCGCCTTTGGGCGATCGCGATCGCAGTATTCTGCCCCAAATTGCTCACGGGGCCCTCGAAGCGGTGCGATCGCTCGGAAACCCGGAGCCATCGCGTTAG
- the psaI gene encoding photosystem I reaction center subunit VIII gives MAASFLPSIFVPIVGWVFPAVTMALLFLYIESDA, from the coding sequence ATGGCAGCCTCTTTTCTTCCTTCGATTTTCGTGCCGATTGTTGGCTGGGTATTTCCTGCTGTAACAATGGCCCTGCTGTTCCTGTATATCGAAAGCGACGCTTAA
- a CDS encoding ABC transporter ATP-binding protein, with the protein MLRIERLTKSYDDRPVLRGLSLSLRPGEIYGLLGPNGAGKSTTINILGRLLVADGGELWLGDRPLAQAPRHWLGIAPQDNLLYKSLTCAENLDFFASLYGLRQSERRSRLAQCLAWVGLTDRADSPVETLSGGMQRRLNVAIALVHRPKLVILDEPTAGLDLEARYDLWAMIRDLKKQGLTVLLTTHLLEEAERLCDRIGILSQGAIALEGTLAELRSTIPAAELVRVTTADRAGTIERVEQLGWPWREAGGELVLWLPESLSLPELLERLAGLPIDGLARQPVGLEAVYLEITRRSLAVGARSNSA; encoded by the coding sequence ATGTTGCGAATTGAACGGTTAACTAAATCCTATGACGATCGCCCGGTATTGCGAGGACTGAGTTTGTCCTTGCGACCGGGCGAAATTTATGGGCTGCTGGGCCCCAACGGTGCGGGCAAAAGCACGACGATTAATATCCTGGGTCGCCTGTTGGTGGCTGATGGGGGTGAGTTGTGGTTGGGCGATCGCCCCTTGGCCCAGGCTCCCCGCCACTGGTTGGGAATTGCCCCCCAGGACAACTTGCTCTACAAAAGCCTGACCTGTGCTGAGAATTTAGATTTTTTTGCCAGTTTGTATGGTTTGCGGCAATCGGAACGGCGATCGCGTTTGGCTCAGTGCTTGGCTTGGGTGGGCTTAACCGATCGCGCCGATAGTCCCGTGGAAACCCTCAGCGGCGGGATGCAGCGGCGGTTGAATGTGGCGATCGCCCTGGTGCATCGGCCCAAGTTGGTGATTTTGGATGAACCCACAGCGGGTTTGGATTTGGAAGCCCGTTATGACCTGTGGGCCATGATTCGGGATCTGAAAAAGCAGGGTTTGACGGTGCTGCTGACCACCCATTTGCTGGAGGAGGCGGAGCGCCTGTGCGATCGAATTGGAATTTTGAGCCAGGGGGCGATCGCGCTGGAGGGAACTTTGGCGGAACTGCGATCGACCATTCCCGCCGCTGAGTTGGTGCGGGTAACGACGGCCGATCGTGCCGGGACGATTGAACGGGTGGAGCAACTGGGCTGGCCTTGGCGGGAAGCTGGGGGGGAACTGGTGTTGTGGTTGCCGGAGTCCCTCAGTTTGCCGGAGTTGCTGGAGCGGCTGGCGGGCCTGCCGATCGATGGCTTGGCCCGTCAGCCCGTGGGTCTGGAGGCGGTGTATTTGGAAATCACGCGCCGTAGCCTGGCGGTTGGGGCGCGATCCAACTCGGCTTGA
- the aroA gene encoding 3-phosphoshikimate 1-carboxyvinyltransferase: protein MLHPIVTSEFVNARQRLILSPTAEGCPLVGRVRIPGDKSISHRALMLGALAEGETTIEGLLLGEDPRSTAACFRALGAEISELNTDRVTVRGIGIGNLQEPIGVLDAGNSGTTLRLMLGILASHPDRFFTITGDDSLRSRPMGRVVKPLTLMGAQIWGRRDNTLAPLAVRGQALQPIHYQSPIASAQVKSCILLAGLMTEGQTTVSEPALSRDHSERMLRAFGAEVIVDPDTISATVVGPAKLHGQRVIVPGDISSAAFWLVAAAIVPGSDLTIENVGINPTRTGILDVLHQMGANITLENERDAAGEPVADLRVRYGPLNGCEISGALIPRLVDEIPILAVAATVAQGKTVIRDAEELRVKESDRLAVMAAALQKMGAQVTEQPDGLEIAGPVQLRGADVDSHTDHRIAMSLAIAALVAQGTTTIDRAEAAAISYPDFVPTLERLTQG from the coding sequence ATGCTCCACCCGATCGTAACATCCGAATTTGTAAACGCCCGCCAACGGCTGATCCTTTCTCCCACTGCCGAGGGCTGCCCCCTCGTGGGTCGCGTGCGGATCCCCGGCGACAAGTCCATTTCCCACCGGGCCCTGATGCTAGGGGCCTTGGCGGAAGGGGAAACAACCATTGAGGGCCTGCTGTTAGGCGAAGATCCCCGCAGTACCGCCGCTTGCTTCCGAGCCTTGGGAGCCGAAATCAGCGAGCTGAACACCGATCGGGTAACCGTGCGCGGCATTGGCATCGGCAATCTGCAGGAGCCGATCGGGGTGTTGGATGCGGGCAACTCGGGCACAACCCTGCGGCTAATGTTGGGCATTTTGGCTTCCCATCCCGATCGCTTCTTTACAATTACGGGCGATGACTCCCTGCGATCGCGGCCCATGGGTCGGGTCGTGAAGCCCCTGACCCTGATGGGGGCACAAATTTGGGGCCGCCGTGACAACACCCTCGCGCCTCTGGCCGTGCGGGGTCAGGCCCTCCAGCCCATTCATTACCAATCCCCGATCGCCTCAGCCCAAGTCAAATCCTGCATTTTGCTGGCAGGGTTGATGACCGAAGGACAAACCACCGTCAGTGAACCGGCCCTGTCGCGCGACCACAGCGAGCGAATGTTGCGGGCGTTTGGGGCGGAAGTGATCGTGGATCCGGACACCATCAGCGCCACGGTGGTCGGCCCGGCCAAGCTCCATGGCCAGCGGGTAATCGTGCCCGGGGATATCAGTTCAGCGGCCTTTTGGCTGGTGGCGGCGGCGATCGTGCCCGGCTCTGACCTGACGATCGAGAACGTGGGCATTAACCCCACCCGCACCGGTATCCTCGACGTGCTGCACCAGATGGGAGCCAACATCACCCTCGAAAACGAGCGCGACGCGGCGGGCGAACCAGTGGCAGATTTGCGGGTGCGCTATGGGCCCCTCAACGGTTGCGAAATTAGCGGGGCCCTGATTCCTCGGTTGGTCGATGAAATCCCCATTTTGGCCGTGGCGGCAACCGTGGCCCAAGGCAAAACCGTAATTCGCGATGCGGAAGAGTTGCGCGTGAAGGAGAGCGATCGCCTGGCGGTGATGGCGGCGGCCCTGCAAAAAATGGGGGCCCAGGTGACGGAACAGCCGGATGGGCTGGAAATTGCCGGCCCGGTGCAATTGCGGGGGGCCGATGTGGACAGCCACACGGATCACCGAATTGCCATGAGCCTGGCGATCGCGGCGTTGGTGGCCCAAGGAACAACCACCATCGATCGGGCAGAGGCGGCGGCCATTTCCTATCCGGACTTTGTGCCCACCCTGGAGCGGCTCACCCAAGGTTAA
- a CDS encoding metal-sensing transcriptional repressor: protein MNRPDHDPAQPDNHPHPAADSDQSHQPAPSSAQHLDSNPAPSHAHGHSHGPSHSHSHAHNPEAIRKIVNRLSRIEGHVRGIKAMVQDGRDCPDVLIQLAAVRGAIDRVARAILDEHLNECIVRAAREGNIDAELAELKAALDRFLI from the coding sequence TTGAATCGTCCTGATCACGACCCTGCACAACCCGACAATCACCCTCACCCTGCCGCCGATTCCGACCAGTCCCATCAGCCCGCCCCCAGCTCTGCCCAGCATCTCGACTCCAATCCCGCTCCCAGCCATGCTCACGGCCATAGCCATGGCCCGTCCCATAGCCACAGCCACGCCCACAACCCGGAAGCGATTCGCAAAATTGTGAATCGTCTGTCGCGGATTGAAGGCCATGTGCGCGGCATCAAGGCCATGGTGCAGGATGGGCGAGATTGCCCCGATGTGTTGATTCAGTTGGCGGCGGTGCGCGGTGCGATCGATCGGGTGGCGCGGGCCATTTTGGATGAGCACCTGAATGAGTGCATTGTGCGAGCAGCACGCGAGGGCAACATTGACGCGGAATTGGCGGAACTGAAAGCGGCGCTCGATCGCTTTTTAATCTAG
- a CDS encoding phosphoribosyltransferase family protein: MTFIDKLHRATQSRGSLLCLSLDPSSDFLEAAVADIAAGVDRPLTALGDWLRTMVAQTADLVCAYKVAIDPYLLFGAAGLALLEDLLRHRIPAELPVILDAKHADWINSGLFARTAFDRWQVDAVTIVPFSGQDHAAPFLLQADRALFALCYTENPSARVLQDPAPEAEPRYLSLAREVQTWGIPSQMGLELEAADPEILRRLRAVAPEAPILLRGAWSGAGLATVDYSQDLDAATGDRLDANLRQTLQAGLAADGDGLIVLVPRAALSHPEPRRQIMQLRDRLTQAQTAVCGPIAEACPLWLPAPASTNTSAHPHAELIVQLFDLGCILFGDYVQASGATFPYYVDLRQIISNPQVFHKILLAYADRVAPLTFDRLAGIPYGSLPTATGLALHLNRPMIFPRKEVKAHGTQRVVEGNFTPGETAVVVDDILISGKSAIEGIGKLESVGLRVTDLVVFIDHNTGAKERLAAKGYRSHAVLTLGEIADTLFAANKIAEPQYTALKAIDHA, from the coding sequence ATGACATTTATCGATAAATTACACCGGGCGACCCAATCGCGCGGGAGTTTGCTATGCCTCAGTTTGGATCCGAGTTCTGACTTTTTGGAAGCGGCTGTGGCCGACATTGCGGCCGGAGTCGATCGCCCCCTGACGGCCTTGGGAGACTGGCTGCGAACGATGGTGGCCCAAACGGCAGATTTGGTTTGTGCCTATAAGGTGGCGATCGATCCCTATTTGCTATTTGGGGCGGCGGGCTTGGCCCTATTAGAAGACCTGTTGCGGCACAGGATTCCGGCAGAATTGCCCGTCATTTTGGATGCCAAACATGCGGACTGGATCAACAGCGGCCTGTTTGCCCGCACAGCGTTCGATCGCTGGCAGGTGGATGCCGTAACGATCGTGCCCTTTTCGGGCCAAGACCATGCCGCGCCCTTTTTGCTCCAAGCCGATCGCGCCCTTTTTGCCCTGTGTTACACCGAAAACCCCTCCGCCCGCGTTTTGCAAGACCCGGCCCCCGAGGCCGAACCCCGCTACCTCAGCTTGGCCCGCGAGGTGCAAACCTGGGGCATTCCCAGCCAAATGGGCTTGGAACTGGAAGCGGCGGATCCGGAAATCTTGCGGCGGCTGCGGGCGGTGGCTCCAGAAGCGCCCATTTTGTTGCGGGGGGCTTGGTCAGGGGCGGGGCTGGCAACGGTGGACTACAGCCAAGACCTGGACGCGGCCACGGGCGATCGACTGGATGCCAATCTGCGCCAAACCCTGCAAGCGGGCCTGGCGGCCGATGGTGATGGATTGATTGTGCTGGTGCCTCGGGCGGCCCTCAGCCACCCGGAACCCCGTCGCCAGATTATGCAACTGCGCGATCGACTCACCCAAGCTCAGACGGCCGTTTGCGGGCCGATCGCGGAAGCCTGCCCCCTTTGGTTGCCCGCGCCCGCCAGCACCAACACCAGCGCCCATCCCCACGCGGAATTGATTGTGCAGCTCTTCGACTTGGGTTGCATTCTGTTTGGTGACTATGTGCAGGCCTCCGGGGCCACCTTTCCCTATTACGTGGACTTGCGGCAAATCATCTCGAATCCCCAAGTCTTTCACAAAATCCTGTTGGCCTATGCCGATCGGGTGGCTCCCCTAACATTCGATCGCCTGGCCGGCATTCCCTACGGCTCCTTGCCCACGGCCACCGGCTTGGCCTTGCACCTGAACCGCCCCATGATTTTTCCGCGCAAGGAAGTGAAGGCCCACGGCACTCAGCGGGTGGTGGAAGGAAATTTCACCCCTGGCGAAACGGCGGTGGTGGTGGATGACATTTTGATTTCCGGCAAAAGCGCGATCGAGGGAATTGGCAAGTTGGAATCGGTGGGGCTGCGGGTCACTGATTTGGTGGTGTTCATTGACCACAACACGGGAGCCAAGGAACGTTTGGCCGCCAAAGGCTATCGATCGCACGCGGTGCTCACCCTTGGCGAAATTGCCGACACCCTATTTGCAGCAAACAAAATTGCTGAACCCCAATACACCGCCCTCAAGGCGATCGACCATGCTTAG
- the rsmI gene encoding 16S rRNA (cytidine(1402)-2'-O)-methyltransferase, which produces MTATPSPAPTTVGEVTTVQPGTLYLVATPIGNLEDISYRALRILQAVDAIAAEDTRHTGKLLAHFQISKPQLSYHEHNQTKRIPEILDRLRAGQAIALVSDAGTPGISDPGVPLVAACGAAGLSVVPVPGACAAIAGLIGSGLPTDRFCFEGFLPTKGKERRDRLAQLAQEARTVILYEAPHRLRETLQDLANHGGDQRPIAIARELTKRYEQFWRGSLSEAIATWTPENPACPIKGEFVLILGGVLPVAHQPTEAEIIAALADRMTQGMSRSAASREIAGQLNLPKRSVYELSLKIPD; this is translated from the coding sequence ATGACGGCAACGCCTTCCCCAGCGCCGACCACCGTGGGCGAAGTCACAACAGTGCAGCCGGGAACCCTGTATTTGGTAGCCACCCCGATCGGGAATTTGGAAGATATCAGCTACCGAGCTTTGCGAATTTTGCAGGCCGTGGATGCGATCGCGGCGGAAGACACCCGGCACACGGGCAAGCTGCTAGCCCACTTCCAAATCAGCAAGCCCCAACTGAGCTATCACGAACACAACCAGACCAAACGGATTCCCGAAATTCTCGATCGACTGCGGGCGGGCCAGGCGATCGCCCTAGTCAGCGATGCAGGTACGCCGGGCATTTCCGATCCGGGCGTGCCATTGGTGGCGGCTTGCGGGGCGGCGGGGTTGTCCGTTGTGCCAGTGCCGGGAGCCTGCGCGGCGATCGCGGGGCTAATTGGCTCCGGCTTACCCACCGATCGCTTTTGTTTTGAAGGATTTTTACCCACCAAGGGCAAAGAACGGCGCGATCGACTGGCTCAACTGGCCCAAGAGGCCCGCACCGTGATTCTTTACGAAGCGCCCCACCGCCTGCGGGAAACCCTGCAAGACCTGGCCAACCACGGCGGCGACCAACGACCGATCGCGATCGCCCGGGAACTGACCAAGCGCTACGAACAGTTTTGGCGTGGTTCCCTCTCGGAGGCGATCGCCACTTGGACTCCCGAGAATCCCGCCTGTCCCATTAAGGGGGAATTTGTGCTCATTTTGGGCGGAGTGCTCCCGGTGGCCCACCAACCCACGGAAGCGGAGATTATCGCCGCTCTGGCCGATCGAATGACCCAAGGGATGAGCCGATCGGCCGCCAGCCGCGAGATTGCCGGCCAACTGAACCTGCCCAAGCGATCGGTCTACGAGCTATCCCTCAAAATTCCCGATTAG
- a CDS encoding 7-carboxy-7-deazaguanine synthase QueE yields MSDRVATARLIEVFSAIQGEGPIVGTRQLFIRLAQCDLRCDYCDSDRTWVAPDHCDIEQTPGLRDFVTVANPVSQSQLLDWVQQLDRPHLHDSISITGGEPLLHSRFLQDFLPALKTVSSLPVYLETGGHRPQQLEPLLPWLDWIGMDLKLPSVSGETHWEAHGEFLRLAVAAQKWVFVKAIVSEATTLADLTRSAELVAAIDPHLVYVMQPVSPLPAPIKPDRQPPQAPQPEQVLAWQQHLKQWLPQVIVIPQTHKAIGQL; encoded by the coding sequence ATGAGCGATCGGGTGGCGACGGCACGGTTAATTGAAGTTTTTTCAGCAATCCAGGGTGAAGGGCCGATCGTGGGCACGCGGCAACTGTTCATCCGGCTTGCCCAATGCGATTTGCGCTGTGACTATTGCGATAGCGATCGCACCTGGGTGGCTCCCGATCATTGCGACATTGAGCAAACCCCTGGCCTACGGGATTTTGTGACTGTTGCCAACCCCGTGAGCCAATCGCAGCTCCTGGACTGGGTGCAACAGCTCGATCGCCCCCATCTACACGACAGCATCAGCATCACGGGGGGTGAACCCCTGTTGCACAGTCGTTTTTTGCAAGATTTCTTACCAGCCTTGAAGACCGTTTCCAGCCTGCCGGTTTATTTGGAAACCGGGGGCCATCGGCCACAGCAGTTGGAACCCCTCTTGCCTTGGCTGGATTGGATTGGCATGGATTTGAAGCTGCCCAGTGTCAGCGGCGAAACCCACTGGGAGGCCCATGGGGAGTTTTTGCGGTTGGCGGTGGCAGCGCAAAAGTGGGTGTTTGTGAAAGCGATTGTTTCCGAAGCAACCACGCTGGCGGATCTGACTCGATCGGCTGAGTTGGTGGCGGCGATCGATCCCCATTTGGTTTACGTGATGCAACCCGTTTCGCCCTTGCCCGCACCGATTAAGCCCGATCGCCAACCCCCGCAAGCGCCCCAGCCCGAACAAGTGTTGGCCTGGCAACAACACCTGAAACAGTGGTTACCGCAGGTGATTGTGATTCCACAAACCCACAAGGCGATCGGGCAACTTTGA
- a CDS encoding radical SAM protein, which produces MADFTALPEFPARSPAPPSGAAFGTAQVYQTQARSLLMPASGFIGAYDFTLNPYQGCQYACTYCYAAAFSPTARWRDNWGNWVVVKTNAVAVLEKELERWFRHHDQPPSIYMSTSTDPYQPIEAKTQLTRALLATLLPYQPTLVIQTRSPAIVRDLDLLQRFQRLRINMSIPTGSETVRRVFEERSPSITSRFQALQHFRYGIALSPDHDVYIPKLSVTLTPLLPTEPADLPRLVQRLAIADRVVLQPFHPDRGNRMRQASTRPIATALKQRFAWWYDCEEKHYELLKNDILRLIAEGQYDLELCERQAGFGYD; this is translated from the coding sequence ATGGCCGACTTTACTGCTCTGCCGGAATTTCCTGCTCGATCACCCGCGCCGCCGTCGGGTGCTGCCTTTGGCACAGCCCAGGTCTATCAAACCCAAGCCCGATCGCTGCTGATGCCCGCATCTGGCTTCATCGGAGCCTACGACTTTACGCTCAATCCCTACCAAGGCTGTCAGTACGCTTGCACCTACTGCTATGCGGCAGCTTTTAGCCCTACGGCTCGGTGGCGGGATAATTGGGGCAATTGGGTGGTGGTTAAAACCAACGCCGTGGCGGTGCTGGAAAAAGAGCTAGAACGCTGGTTTCGGCATCACGACCAACCGCCCAGCATCTATATGAGTACTAGCACTGATCCCTACCAGCCGATCGAGGCAAAAACCCAACTCACACGGGCCCTATTAGCAACCCTGCTTCCCTATCAACCGACACTCGTGATCCAAACTCGCAGCCCGGCGATCGTGCGTGATCTCGATCTGTTGCAGCGGTTCCAGCGGTTGCGAATCAACATGAGTATTCCCACCGGTTCCGAGACTGTGCGGCGGGTGTTTGAGGAGCGATCGCCCAGCATTACTTCTCGGTTTCAGGCGTTGCAGCATTTTCGCTATGGCATTGCCCTATCACCTGATCACGACGTTTATATTCCCAAACTATCCGTCACCCTCACACCGCTGTTGCCCACGGAGCCGGCCGATTTGCCCAGATTGGTGCAGCGGTTGGCCATTGCCGATCGGGTGGTGTTGCAACCCTTCCATCCCGATCGGGGCAATCGGATGCGCCAGGCTTCTACCCGCCCCATCGCTACAGCCCTAAAACAGCGCTTTGCTTGGTGGTACGACTGTGAAGAAAAACATTATGAGCTGCTTAAAAATGATATTTTACGCTTAATTGCTGAAGGGCAATATGATCTAGAGCTTTGTGAACGTCAAGCGGGATTTGGCTATGATTGA